A region of the Zonotrichia albicollis isolate bZonAlb1 chromosome 13, bZonAlb1.hap1, whole genome shotgun sequence genome:
TCTTCGGCTGCGTGCCCGGCTACATGGACGGCAAGCTGGACCCCCTGTACGAGCGCATCGCCGCGCCGGGCTTGCGGCCGCTGGTGATCAAGCAGGAGCCccgcgaggaggaggaggtgaagTCGGCGGCCCTTTCGGCCCTCTATCCCCATCACGCCCCGCAACAGCACCCGTCCCACCTCCAGTACCAGATCGCCCACTGCGCCCAGACCACCATGCACCTCCAGCCCGGGCAGCCCACGCCGCCCCCCACGCCCGTGCCCAGCCCGCACCATCCGCACCACCCGCACCCTCCCGGCGGCCTGTCCGCCGCGGGCACCCTCAAGATGATGCCCTCGGACCACCGGAGCAAATCGAAAAAGACAGTGGACAAGAACAGTAACGAGTACCGGGTGCGCCGGGAGCGCAACAACATCGCGGTGCGCAAGAGCCGGGACAAGGCCAAGCAGCGCAACGTGGAGACGCAGCAGAAGGTGCTGGAGCTCACCACCGACAACGAGCGGCTGCGCAAGCGGGTGGAGCAGCTCACCCGGGAGCTGGAGACTCTGCGGGGCATCTTCAGGCAGCTGCCCGAGAGCTCGCTGGTGAAGGCCATGGGCAGCTGCGCCTAGCGCGGCGCCGGGACCGGCCGGGCTGCGCTGCCCTGCCCGCGCACAGATACTGTAGGCACCGGCGTGCGGCAAGCGCCGTGTGCCGGCGGGAGGGGAACGgggggttgttttggtttggttttgtttcgtTTCGTTTGTTTTTTATCGATTCACGACCTATACAAGAAGCCAGGCAGCTCTAGTATTAAAAGGTTTGTGCCTTAGAGATGACACACGAGTAAGCTGAAAACATGGTAGGTTTTCTAAGGAGAAAGGCAAGGGGGGAAAAGAATTAAA
Encoded here:
- the CEBPA gene encoding CCAAT/enhancer-binding protein alpha; amino-acid sequence: MEQANFYEVDSRPPMSSGQHHQLQTPLPGSTYSYREAPSAAAPAAGGAELGDICENENSIDISAYIDPAAFNDEFLADLFQHSKQQEKAKAILAGDFDFHTMHGAGAAASAPGHQPQHHQQPLFGCVPGYMDGKLDPLYERIAAPGLRPLVIKQEPREEEEVKSAALSALYPHHAPQQHPSHLQYQIAHCAQTTMHLQPGQPTPPPTPVPSPHHPHHPHPPGGLSAAGTLKMMPSDHRSKSKKTVDKNSNEYRVRRERNNIAVRKSRDKAKQRNVETQQKVLELTTDNERLRKRVEQLTRELETLRGIFRQLPESSLVKAMGSCA